The following proteins are co-located in the Streptomyces sp. DT2A-34 genome:
- a CDS encoding helix-turn-helix transcriptional regulator has protein sequence MSEAQDDDVQEFAALLRGLKERTDRSYGQLARRLNMNTSTLHRYCAGDAVPLDFAPVERFAALCEATPEERLELHRRWILAVAARQRARTATPPAVPEEPAPAKPPRHPWYRRRRLLVSAAVATALLATLGSLSALPDDNRPRASDSVQGTDPTRTTDAGTPRPKSTKSTSPTPTTASPSADASKKPSAKPTESAAEPSEEAGRQRPPVGVPLTWSANSHVWQGGCGHDYVIAKPPEQVPPPPAPQDAGTWAATQNAVHGGQTMVKIAVQGRTSTAVVLDALRVRVVGRSAPAEGTSYAMDNGCGGALTPRYFDVDLDKDRPIARPVDGNDTGTPIPAMKLPYRVSAEDPEVLLVDARTESCDCGWYLELDWSSQGRTGTIRIDDHGRPFRTTSVKGLPSYGYDTSAREWVPYT, from the coding sequence GTGTCGGAAGCACAGGACGACGACGTCCAGGAGTTCGCGGCGTTACTCAGAGGCCTGAAGGAACGCACCGACCGCAGCTACGGTCAGCTGGCCCGCCGCCTGAACATGAACACCTCCACGCTGCATCGCTACTGCGCCGGCGACGCGGTCCCCCTCGACTTCGCCCCCGTGGAACGCTTCGCCGCGCTGTGCGAGGCGACGCCGGAGGAGCGGCTGGAGCTGCACCGGCGGTGGATCCTGGCGGTGGCGGCACGACAGCGGGCACGGACGGCGACTCCCCCGGCGGTGCCCGAAGAGCCGGCACCGGCCAAGCCTCCCCGCCACCCCTGGTACCGCCGCCGACGCCTCCTGGTCTCCGCGGCCGTGGCAACGGCACTCCTCGCCACGCTCGGCAGCCTCTCCGCCCTGCCGGACGACAACCGACCCCGGGCGAGCGACTCCGTCCAGGGCACCGATCCGACCCGAACGACCGACGCGGGCACTCCGCGCCCCAAGTCGACCAAGTCGACGAGCCCCACCCCCACCACCGCGTCACCCTCGGCCGACGCGTCGAAGAAACCCTCCGCGAAGCCCACAGAATCCGCCGCCGAGCCCTCCGAGGAAGCAGGCCGGCAGCGGCCCCCGGTCGGCGTCCCGCTCACCTGGAGCGCCAACTCCCATGTCTGGCAGGGCGGCTGCGGCCACGACTACGTCATCGCCAAGCCCCCGGAGCAGGTGCCCCCGCCTCCGGCCCCGCAGGACGCCGGGACCTGGGCGGCCACCCAGAACGCCGTGCACGGGGGGCAGACCATGGTGAAGATCGCCGTGCAGGGGCGGACGTCGACGGCCGTCGTCCTGGACGCGCTCCGGGTGCGCGTCGTCGGCCGCTCGGCACCCGCCGAGGGGACCTCGTACGCCATGGACAACGGCTGTGGCGGTGCGCTGACGCCCCGTTACTTCGATGTCGACCTGGACAAGGACCGGCCCATCGCCCGCCCCGTCGACGGCAACGACACCGGCACCCCCATCCCGGCGATGAAGCTGCCGTACCGGGTGTCCGCCGAGGACCCGGAGGTGCTGCTGGTCGACGCGCGGACGGAGAGCTGCGACTGCGGCTGGTACCTCGAACTGGACTGGTCCTCCCAGGGCCGTACCGGCACCATCCGCATCGACGACCACGGCCGTCCGTTCCGTACGACGAGCGTCAAGGGACTGCCGAGTTACGGCTACGACACCTCGGCCCGCGAGTGGGTGCCGTACACCTGA
- a CDS encoding protein phosphatase 2C domain-containing protein yields MSQQGGRPTGHEDDWWGQLYGDATQDTGPTAAPDSLDDRFASAAGAVNLRPGAGVPGAGVPGTAGPSTFPAGLPKPPGFTVEEPEERPTPASDDEPRTAPRADLPTFPPEPLDYVGNGPPTYAAEPTALPAADPDDLDDLVADTVLDGAHYGACTLRAVSLRGDSARYRGEPRRDSLLTARFGTGDHALVLVAMATGARATPGAHRAAAEACHWIGRAVGRSHPRLAEDIRAARRGDLKSGLHRLTDRSLGKLRASAAEQGIEPEEYAATLRCLLLPADPACRTRVFFGVGGGGLFRLRDGEWQDIEPRVTDATGEPVVGFGSLPAETPEGDRLTMDLGIPTPPSPYDPAPEPPREPFRFRASVARPGDTLLMCTGGLADPLRGEPELAAHLTARWSGPEPPGLAAFLADTQVRVKGYADDRTAAGVWET; encoded by the coding sequence ATGAGTCAGCAGGGGGGAAGGCCCACCGGTCACGAGGACGACTGGTGGGGGCAGCTGTACGGTGACGCCACACAGGACACGGGCCCGACAGCGGCGCCCGACTCACTGGACGACCGGTTCGCCTCGGCGGCGGGGGCCGTGAACCTGCGGCCGGGGGCGGGGGTGCCAGGGGCCGGAGTGCCCGGGACCGCGGGTCCGTCGACCTTCCCGGCGGGCCTGCCGAAGCCGCCGGGATTCACCGTGGAGGAGCCCGAGGAGCGCCCGACGCCTGCGAGTGACGACGAGCCCCGGACGGCGCCCCGCGCAGACCTCCCGACCTTCCCCCCGGAGCCCCTCGACTACGTCGGCAACGGCCCGCCGACCTACGCCGCCGAACCCACCGCCCTCCCCGCCGCGGACCCCGACGACCTCGACGACCTGGTCGCCGACACCGTCCTGGACGGTGCCCACTACGGCGCCTGCACCCTCCGGGCCGTCTCCCTGCGCGGAGACTCCGCCCGCTACCGGGGTGAACCGCGCCGCGACTCCCTCCTCACCGCCCGCTTCGGCACCGGCGACCACGCCCTGGTCCTGGTGGCGATGGCAACCGGCGCCCGGGCCACCCCGGGCGCCCACCGCGCCGCCGCCGAGGCCTGTCACTGGATCGGCCGGGCCGTCGGCCGCAGTCACCCGAGGCTCGCGGAGGACATCAGGGCCGCACGGCGCGGCGACCTGAAGTCCGGCCTGCACCGCCTCACCGACCGCAGCCTCGGCAAGCTCCGCGCCAGCGCCGCCGAACAGGGCATCGAACCGGAGGAGTACGCGGCGACCCTGCGCTGCCTCCTCCTCCCCGCCGACCCCGCGTGCCGTACCCGTGTCTTCTTCGGCGTCGGCGGGGGCGGACTCTTCCGGCTGCGGGACGGCGAGTGGCAGGACATAGAGCCCCGCGTCACCGACGCCACCGGCGAACCCGTCGTCGGCTTCGGCTCGTTGCCGGCGGAGACGCCCGAGGGCGACCGCCTCACCATGGACCTCGGCATCCCCACACCCCCGAGCCCCTACGACCCGGCCCCCGAGCCGCCCCGCGAACCCTTCCGCTTCCGCGCCTCGGTGGCCCGTCCGGGAGACACGCTCCTGATGTGCACCGGCGGCCTCGCCGACCCCCTGCGCGGCGAACCCGAACTCGCCGCCCACCTGACCGCCCGCTGGTCCGGCCCCGAGCCGCCCGGCCTCGCCGCCTTCCTCGCCGACACCCAGGTCCGGGTCAAGGGGTACGCCGACGACCGTACGGCCGCCGGAGTGTGGGAAACGTAG
- a CDS encoding LuxR family transcriptional regulator, with product MLGVIGLDETHESAYRALVSVGAADVPDLARRLTLGEYDTERALRRLERHGLAAQSSARPGRWVAAPPGVALGALLTQQRHELEKAELAAAMLAEEYRAGAAEPAVHDLVEVVIGAAAVSQRFLQLQLGASKEVCALVTGSPVAVTGVENDAEEQAADRGVRYRVVLERSVLDQPHGVTELSAALGREEQVRVVDQVPTKLVIADRTLALVPLTSHTSEPAALVVHASGLLELLSGLFESVWREALPVRLGPSGVTEEQPDGPDDTDLEVLSLLLAGLTDASVAKQLDLGLRTVQRRVKRLMELTGVTTRLQLGWHAYERGWVARERQG from the coding sequence ATGCTGGGAGTGATCGGTCTCGACGAGACGCATGAGTCGGCGTACCGGGCCCTGGTGTCGGTGGGCGCCGCCGACGTACCGGATCTCGCGCGACGGCTGACGCTCGGCGAGTACGACACGGAGCGCGCCCTGCGCCGTCTGGAGCGGCACGGACTCGCGGCGCAGTCCTCGGCGCGGCCCGGTCGCTGGGTCGCCGCGCCGCCCGGGGTGGCGCTGGGCGCGCTGCTCACCCAGCAGCGGCACGAGCTGGAGAAGGCGGAGCTGGCGGCCGCGATGCTCGCCGAGGAGTACCGGGCGGGGGCCGCCGAGCCCGCCGTGCACGACCTGGTCGAGGTGGTGATCGGCGCCGCCGCGGTCTCGCAGCGCTTCCTGCAGCTCCAGCTCGGGGCGAGCAAGGAGGTGTGCGCCCTGGTCACCGGCAGTCCCGTCGCCGTCACCGGCGTGGAAAACGACGCGGAGGAGCAGGCCGCCGACCGGGGCGTCCGCTACCGGGTGGTCCTGGAACGCTCGGTCCTCGACCAGCCGCACGGCGTCACCGAGCTGTCCGCCGCCCTCGGCCGCGAGGAGCAGGTGCGGGTCGTGGACCAGGTCCCGACCAAGCTGGTGATCGCCGACCGGACCCTGGCCCTCGTACCGCTCACCTCGCACACGTCGGAGCCGGCCGCCCTGGTCGTCCACGCGAGCGGGCTCCTGGAGCTGCTCTCCGGCCTGTTCGAGTCGGTGTGGCGGGAGGCGCTGCCGGTACGCCTCGGCCCGTCCGGCGTCACCGAGGAGCAGCCCGACGGGCCCGACGACACCGACCTGGAGGTGCTGTCCCTGCTGCTGGCCGGCCTGACCGACGCGAGCGTGGCCAAGCAGCTGGACCTGGGCCTCAGGACCGTGCAGCGCCGGGTGAAGCGGCTGATGGAGCTGACCGGGGTGACGACCCGGCTGCAGCTGGGGTGGCACGCGTACGAGCGGGGGTGGGTGGCGCGGGAGCGGCAGGGGTGA
- a CDS encoding DUF456 domain-containing protein — translation MGVSDLVLVGLVLLLGLCGVLVPGVPGSWLVWAAVMWWALQDPQPVAWWVLVGATVALFLSQVVRWALPPRPLRPSWAGRHMAVYAGAGSFLGFLLLPVIGAIPGFMAGIYLEERFRLGRHGEAMAALRTAMRSGGSSVLAELFTCQLIAGAWVGAVLWG, via the coding sequence ATGGGAGTGTCGGACCTCGTGCTGGTCGGACTGGTCCTCCTGCTCGGCCTCTGCGGAGTGCTGGTGCCCGGGGTGCCGGGGTCCTGGCTGGTGTGGGCCGCGGTCATGTGGTGGGCGCTGCAGGATCCCCAGCCGGTCGCGTGGTGGGTGCTCGTCGGGGCCACCGTCGCGCTGTTCCTCTCCCAGGTGGTGCGCTGGGCACTGCCGCCGCGCCCGCTGCGTCCGAGCTGGGCCGGCCGTCACATGGCGGTGTACGCGGGGGCGGGGTCGTTCCTGGGCTTCCTCCTGCTCCCCGTGATCGGCGCGATCCCCGGCTTCATGGCCGGCATCTACCTCGAGGAACGGTTCCGCCTCGGCCGCCACGGCGAGGCGATGGCGGCGCTGCGGACCGCGATGCGGTCGGGCGGGTCGAGCGTGCTGGCGGAGCTGTTCACGTGCCAGCTGATCGCGGGGGCGTGGGTGGGGGCCGTGCTCTGGGGCTGA
- a CDS encoding methylated-DNA--[protein]-cysteine S-methyltransferase, with the protein MTNLAPTATPTHWTELDSPLGPLLLTADPATGALTSLSVPGQKGGRTVQEAWRRDPALFRAAEEQLAAYFAGELKEFQLELSTAGSEFRERVWAALDDVPYGSTTTYGEIAARIGASRAAVRAVGGAIGANPLLVVRPCHRVIGADGSLTGYAGGLERKMRLLTLEGRL; encoded by the coding sequence ATGACCAACCTGGCCCCGACCGCCACCCCGACCCACTGGACCGAGCTCGACAGTCCGCTCGGCCCGCTCCTCCTCACCGCCGACCCCGCGACCGGCGCCCTGACCTCCCTCTCCGTGCCCGGCCAGAAGGGCGGCCGTACCGTCCAGGAGGCCTGGCGGCGCGACCCCGCGCTCTTCCGTGCGGCCGAGGAACAGCTCGCCGCCTACTTCGCGGGTGAACTCAAGGAGTTCCAGCTGGAGCTGAGCACAGCCGGCAGCGAGTTCCGGGAGCGGGTCTGGGCCGCCCTCGACGATGTCCCCTACGGGTCCACGACGACGTACGGCGAGATCGCGGCGCGGATCGGCGCCTCCCGGGCCGCCGTACGGGCCGTCGGCGGCGCGATCGGCGCCAACCCGTTGCTGGTCGTACGCCCGTGCCACCGCGTGATCGGGGCCGACGGGTCGCTGACCGGGTACGCGGGCGGCCTCGAACGCAAGATGCGGCTGCTCACGCTGGAGGGCAGGCTCTAG
- a CDS encoding DNA-3-methyladenine glycosylase 2 family protein, whose amino-acid sequence MDEDTRYEAVRSRDARFDGEFFFAVETTGIYCRPSCPAVTPKRRNVRFFATAAAAQGSGFRACRRCRPDAVPGSAEWNVRADVVGRAMRLIGDGIVDREGVAGLAARLGYSARQVQRQLTAELGAGPVALARAQRAHTARVLLQTTELPITEIAFASGSASVRQFNDTIREVYASTPSELRAAAARRGGRGARRAGTPSAGIPLRLAYRGPYQAGLVFDLLEREAVPGVEDISGPVGRRTYRRALRLPYGTAIAAVQERLGGGGRQASTARRGVPAVASASAPEAVPGPPAPSAASTTHPGGRLDARLHLTDPRDLTTAVQRLRRLFDLDADPYAVDERLGADPRLAPLVAARPGLRSPGAADAEELAVRALVGPGEAERLVRRYGKALDAPRGSLTHLFPEAAVLAEAEPDGPLGALTAALADGAVRLDPGADRDEAHDALLGLPGLGARTVAVIRTRALGDPDVAPPGVDAPDSWRPWRSYASQHLRAAGESE is encoded by the coding sequence ATGGACGAGGACACCAGGTACGAGGCGGTCCGCAGCAGGGACGCCCGGTTCGACGGCGAGTTCTTCTTCGCCGTCGAGACCACCGGCATCTACTGCCGCCCCAGCTGCCCGGCCGTCACGCCGAAGCGGCGCAACGTGCGGTTCTTCGCGACGGCAGCCGCCGCGCAGGGCTCGGGCTTCCGGGCCTGCCGACGGTGCCGGCCGGACGCCGTGCCGGGGTCCGCCGAGTGGAACGTGCGGGCCGATGTCGTCGGCCGGGCCATGCGGCTCATCGGCGACGGCATCGTCGACCGTGAGGGCGTCGCCGGGCTCGCCGCGCGGCTGGGATACAGCGCGCGGCAGGTCCAGCGGCAGCTCACCGCCGAGCTCGGCGCCGGGCCGGTCGCGCTGGCCCGGGCCCAGCGGGCGCACACCGCACGGGTGCTCCTGCAGACCACCGAGCTGCCGATCACCGAGATCGCGTTCGCGTCCGGGTCCGCCAGCGTGCGGCAGTTCAACGACACGATCCGGGAGGTGTACGCCTCCACGCCGAGCGAGCTGCGGGCCGCCGCCGCACGGAGGGGCGGCCGTGGCGCCCGGCGTGCGGGCACGCCGTCGGCCGGGATACCGCTGCGGCTCGCGTACCGGGGGCCGTACCAGGCCGGCCTCGTCTTCGACCTGCTGGAGCGCGAGGCCGTGCCCGGCGTCGAGGACATCAGCGGACCGGTCGGGCGCCGGACGTACCGCCGCGCCCTCCGGCTGCCGTACGGCACCGCCATCGCGGCGGTGCAGGAGCGGCTGGGCGGCGGCGGGAGGCAGGCGTCCACGGCCCGCCGAGGAGTACCGGCGGTGGCGTCGGCATCGGCGCCGGAAGCCGTGCCGGGCCCACCGGCCCCCTCGGCCGCCTCCACCACCCACCCCGGCGGCCGGCTCGACGCCCGTCTCCACCTCACCGACCCGCGCGACCTGACCACGGCCGTGCAGCGGCTGCGGCGCCTGTTCGACCTCGACGCCGATCCGTACGCCGTCGACGAGCGGCTCGGCGCCGATCCCCGGCTCGCTCCGCTGGTCGCCGCCCGGCCGGGGCTACGGTCACCCGGTGCCGCCGACGCGGAGGAGCTGGCGGTGCGGGCACTCGTCGGGCCGGGGGAGGCCGAGCGGCTGGTGCGGCGGTACGGCAAGGCGCTCGACGCGCCCCGCGGCAGCCTCACCCACCTGTTCCCCGAGGCGGCCGTCCTCGCCGAGGCCGAGCCCGACGGCCCCCTCGGCGCGCTCACCGCCGCCCTCGCCGACGGTGCCGTACGGCTGGACCCGGGCGCCGACCGGGACGAGGCCCACGACGCGCTGCTCGGCCTGCCCGGCCTGGGCGCCCGTACCGTCGCCGTCATCCGCACCCGGGCCCTCGGCGACCCGGACGTCGCCCCGCCCGGCGTCGACGCCCCCGACAGCTGGCGCCCCTGGCGCTCCTATGCCTCACAACACCTGCGTGCAGCAGGGGAGTCGGAGTAA
- the rsgA gene encoding ribosome small subunit-dependent GTPase A: MTSSSAASSVSSALAPYGWDEAWADEFAPYEPEGLLPGRVIRVDRGQCDVVTAEGVVRADTAFVTPHDPMRVVCTGDWAVVEPAGNPRYVRTYLPRRTAFVRSTSSERSEGQILAANIDHAIVAVSLAVELDLGRIERFLALAWESGAQPVVVLTKADLVPDPVTLSHLVQDVETTAPGVPVLTVSATLGEGLDVLAAVVGGGTSVLLGQSGAGKSTLANALLGDDVMEVQAARDVDGKGRHTTTTRNLLALPGGGVLMDTPGLRGVGLWDAEAGVGQVFAEIEALAERCRFHDCAHESEPGCAVLDAIDAGELPERRLESYRKLLRENQRIVAKTDARLRAEIRKDWKRKGAEGRAAMEAKRGRMR; encoded by the coding sequence TTGACTTCCAGCTCCGCCGCTTCATCCGTTTCCTCCGCTCTCGCTCCCTACGGCTGGGACGAGGCATGGGCGGACGAGTTCGCCCCCTACGAGCCCGAGGGGCTCCTTCCCGGACGTGTGATCCGGGTCGACCGCGGGCAGTGCGACGTCGTCACCGCCGAGGGCGTCGTACGGGCCGACACGGCGTTCGTCACCCCGCACGATCCGATGCGGGTCGTGTGCACGGGCGACTGGGCCGTCGTCGAACCCGCCGGGAACCCGCGCTATGTACGGACGTATCTGCCACGCCGTACGGCCTTCGTGCGCTCCACCTCCTCCGAGCGGTCCGAGGGGCAGATCCTCGCCGCCAACATCGACCACGCGATCGTCGCCGTCTCGCTGGCCGTCGAGCTCGACCTCGGCCGTATCGAGCGCTTCCTCGCCCTGGCGTGGGAGTCGGGCGCCCAGCCGGTCGTGGTCCTCACCAAGGCCGACCTCGTGCCGGACCCGGTGACGCTCTCGCATCTCGTCCAGGACGTGGAGACGACGGCGCCGGGTGTGCCCGTGCTGACCGTCAGCGCGACGCTGGGGGAGGGGCTCGACGTCCTCGCCGCGGTCGTGGGCGGGGGCACCTCCGTGCTGCTCGGGCAGTCCGGGGCGGGCAAGTCGACGCTCGCGAACGCACTGCTCGGCGACGACGTGATGGAGGTCCAGGCCGCCCGCGACGTCGACGGCAAGGGCCGCCACACGACCACCACGCGCAACCTCCTCGCCCTGCCGGGCGGCGGCGTACTGATGGACACACCGGGGCTGCGGGGCGTCGGGCTCTGGGACGCCGAGGCCGGGGTCGGGCAGGTCTTCGCCGAGATCGAGGCGCTGGCCGAGCGGTGCCGCTTCCACGACTGCGCGCACGAGAGCGAGCCGGGGTGCGCGGTGCTCGACGCCATCGACGCCGGTGAACTGCCCGAGCGGCGGCTGGAGAGCTACCGGAAGCTGCTGCGGGAGAACCAGCGGATCGTGGCCAAGACCGACGCGCGGCTTCGGGCCGAGATCCGCAAGGACTGGAAGCGCAAGGGCGCCGAGGGGCGGGCGGCGATGGAGGCGAAGCGGGGCCGCATGCGGTAG
- a CDS encoding CHAT domain-containing protein: MLRPLITALLDRVARHQDEGDPSALFEETALPEAARLRALMVRDDGAVAIEALDALVTFHMTRHRARPGDNGYADYGEALRLLLLRARLLPGGVPETFREAVDEAGRRAYEAHGKARALIEEYERTMGTAHPDAAALDQAVSHYRVALGLALGGPDVPGLPMSQLSTALFYRFRLGGRTADLDEAIRLREASVKATAGDNPELSRRLMLLSTLLTTRHERTGQPADLERAVSVGREAVRATPVDSHARARRLHHLAFALHRRYERTYDLADLQEAVGHAREAVETAWPDDPDRLDFAAGLTHRLGARYDRLGDPADLDSPIQLLRSLLATAPEAQRAKARAKLAWALFWRHERTGELADLESAILLRRQALDATAPTAPTRGRLLAEHANAYRIRYERLDSAEDLQEAIRLGTQAVSATAEDVVALQGLGQSYLLRYHRTFEQADLDRAVRLLTRAIDVPPAASPDTDRAVAMADLAEALRERYNNTFDPAVLDEAVKWQREATRTVPRSHERFGDFLSVLSRVLLHRFEQTGTRADVEEAIATAERAVAVTSPAHHSYSSLLGSLAVTLAAGHGRQPDALDRPVALARQAVATARADDVFLPRAWRRLGDLLRRRYQHTGDRADLHEAVECWRRADAMPYATQQLRMECRSNWGRAGVELGDFALATDGYDRALLLLPELAWHGLPRTARERHLTDWSGIASTAAACHILAGAPERALELLEQGRTVVHSQLLRTRSDLSRLAERDPALADRMRRVRERLDTGRLGVDADPAEMSEAVLVSPLARERLARERAELCREWDELLAEARGLDGFERFLAPVPYEELRMAADGGPVVVVNVSPIACHALVVRGAPAPVEVVELPDLTDEAVTRRVLTFLNVLANRRRPRRPFLRREEDRHAVHDLLEWLWDSIAGPVLDRLGIPGGTDREPPRLWWCPTGRLALLPLHAAGRYPRHRGTADTSGARSVPDRVVSSYASTLTALRRARLGGGSDGSFGGLVVVGVPQAPGLPALPGVERECAQLLADLPAGARAGGLLGRDATRAAVRQALHEHAWVHFACHAEQDDMDPAASALALHDGRLTAAELLELELPQAELAYLSACETAFGAVNLPDEAMHLASALQAAGYRHAIATMWEVQDGSAADVAARVYATLTGTGVPDAAGAARALHTAVAAQRVQDPTDPLRWAAYLHVGP; encoded by the coding sequence ATGCTCCGTCCCCTCATCACCGCGCTGTTGGACCGGGTGGCGCGACACCAGGACGAGGGCGACCCGTCCGCGCTGTTCGAAGAGACGGCCCTGCCCGAAGCCGCCCGGCTGCGGGCGCTCATGGTGCGGGACGACGGCGCCGTCGCCATCGAGGCCCTGGACGCCCTGGTCACGTTCCACATGACGCGGCATCGGGCCCGGCCGGGTGACAACGGATACGCGGACTACGGCGAGGCGCTGCGGCTGCTGCTGTTACGGGCTCGGCTGCTGCCCGGCGGCGTGCCCGAGACGTTCCGGGAGGCGGTCGACGAGGCCGGCCGACGCGCATACGAGGCCCATGGGAAGGCCCGCGCGCTGATCGAGGAGTACGAGCGGACCATGGGCACCGCGCACCCGGACGCCGCGGCCCTGGACCAGGCCGTGAGCCACTACCGGGTGGCGCTCGGGCTGGCCCTGGGCGGGCCCGACGTACCCGGGCTGCCCATGTCCCAGCTCTCCACGGCGCTGTTCTACCGGTTCCGGCTCGGCGGCCGAACCGCCGACCTCGACGAGGCGATCAGGCTGCGGGAGGCGTCGGTCAAGGCCACGGCCGGGGACAATCCCGAACTGTCCCGGCGCCTCATGCTGTTGTCGACCTTGCTGACCACGCGCCACGAGCGCACCGGACAGCCGGCCGATCTGGAGCGGGCCGTGTCGGTGGGACGCGAGGCGGTGCGAGCGACGCCGGTCGACAGCCACGCCCGCGCGCGTCGCCTCCATCATCTGGCGTTCGCCCTGCATCGCCGGTACGAGCGCACCTACGATCTCGCCGACCTCCAGGAGGCGGTCGGCCACGCTCGGGAGGCGGTGGAGACCGCCTGGCCCGACGACCCCGACCGGCTCGACTTCGCGGCGGGTCTCACCCACCGGCTCGGCGCCCGCTACGACCGGCTGGGCGACCCGGCGGACCTCGACTCTCCCATCCAGCTGCTGCGCTCCCTGCTGGCCACCGCGCCCGAGGCACAGCGCGCGAAGGCGCGGGCAAAGCTTGCCTGGGCGCTGTTCTGGAGGCACGAACGCACGGGCGAACTCGCGGATCTGGAGAGCGCGATCCTCCTCCGGCGTCAGGCCCTGGACGCGACAGCCCCGACCGCCCCCACCCGAGGGCGCCTGCTCGCCGAGCACGCCAACGCCTACCGAATCCGCTACGAACGGCTGGATTCGGCCGAGGACCTCCAGGAGGCGATCCGGCTGGGGACACAGGCCGTGTCCGCCACAGCGGAGGACGTGGTCGCCCTGCAGGGCCTCGGCCAGAGCTATCTGCTCAGGTACCACCGCACCTTCGAGCAGGCGGACCTGGACCGTGCGGTCCGCCTGCTGACCCGGGCGATCGACGTGCCGCCGGCCGCCTCCCCCGACACCGACCGCGCCGTGGCCATGGCGGACCTCGCCGAAGCGTTGCGGGAGCGGTACAACAACACCTTCGATCCGGCGGTCCTCGACGAGGCCGTGAAATGGCAGCGAGAGGCCACGAGGACGGTCCCCCGTAGCCACGAGCGTTTCGGCGACTTCCTGTCCGTGCTCAGCCGCGTACTCCTCCACCGATTCGAGCAGACGGGAACCCGCGCGGACGTCGAGGAAGCGATCGCGACCGCCGAGCGGGCGGTGGCCGTCACGTCCCCCGCACACCATTCGTACAGCTCGCTCCTCGGCAGTCTGGCCGTGACCCTGGCCGCCGGTCACGGCAGGCAGCCGGACGCGCTCGACCGCCCCGTGGCCCTCGCCCGGCAGGCCGTGGCGACGGCGCGCGCGGACGACGTCTTCCTGCCCCGGGCCTGGCGGCGCCTCGGCGATCTGCTGCGGCGGCGCTACCAGCACACCGGCGACCGGGCCGACCTGCACGAGGCCGTCGAGTGCTGGCGTCGGGCCGACGCGATGCCCTACGCCACACAGCAACTCCGTATGGAGTGCCGCTCCAACTGGGGACGGGCCGGCGTCGAACTCGGCGACTTCGCCCTGGCCACCGACGGATACGACCGTGCGCTGCTCCTGCTGCCCGAACTGGCCTGGCACGGGCTGCCCAGAACGGCGCGTGAGCGGCATCTGACCGACTGGTCCGGGATCGCCTCCACAGCCGCCGCCTGCCACATCCTGGCCGGGGCACCCGAGCGGGCGCTGGAACTGCTCGAACAGGGCCGGACGGTCGTCCACAGCCAGCTCCTGCGCACGCGAAGCGACCTGTCACGGCTCGCCGAACGGGACCCGGCGCTGGCGGACCGTATGCGCCGGGTGCGTGAGCGCCTCGACACCGGCCGGCTGGGCGTGGACGCCGATCCGGCGGAGATGTCCGAGGCCGTCCTGGTGTCTCCCCTCGCGCGGGAGCGGCTGGCGCGGGAGCGGGCCGAGCTGTGCCGCGAGTGGGACGAACTGCTCGCCGAGGCACGCGGGTTGGACGGCTTCGAGCGGTTCCTCGCGCCCGTCCCGTACGAGGAACTGCGCATGGCGGCGGACGGCGGGCCGGTCGTCGTGGTCAACGTCAGCCCGATCGCCTGCCACGCCCTCGTGGTGCGCGGCGCCCCGGCACCCGTCGAGGTGGTCGAGCTGCCCGACCTGACGGACGAGGCGGTCACCCGGCGGGTCCTCACGTTCCTCAACGTCCTGGCGAACCGTCGTCGGCCACGGCGGCCGTTCCTGCGCCGGGAGGAGGACCGGCACGCCGTGCACGACCTGCTGGAGTGGTTGTGGGACAGCATCGCCGGGCCCGTGCTGGACCGCCTCGGCATCCCCGGCGGAACGGACCGGGAGCCGCCCCGGCTGTGGTGGTGTCCGACGGGGCGGCTGGCGTTGCTGCCCCTGCACGCCGCCGGCCGGTATCCGCGCCATCGCGGCACCGCGGACACCAGCGGCGCCCGCTCCGTGCCGGACCGTGTGGTCTCCTCGTATGCCTCGACGCTCACGGCACTGCGCCGCGCCCGGCTGGGCGGCGGGAGCGACGGCTCCTTCGGCGGGCTGGTGGTGGTGGGGGTGCCGCAGGCGCCGGGCCTGCCCGCGTTGCCGGGCGTGGAGCGGGAGTGCGCGCAGCTGCTGGCCGACCTCCCGGCGGGTGCGCGGGCCGGCGGACTGCTCGGGCGGGACGCGACCCGTGCGGCCGTGCGGCAGGCTCTGCACGAGCACGCCTGGGTGCACTTCGCCTGTCACGCGGAGCAGGACGACATGGATCCGGCGGCCAGTGCGCTCGCCCTGCACGACGGGCGGCTCACCGCGGCCGAGCTGCTGGAACTGGAGCTTCCGCAGGCCGAGTTGGCCTATCTGTCGGCCTGCGAAACGGCCTTCGGCGCGGTGAACCTGCCCGATGAGGCGATGCATCTCGCCTCGGCCCTGCAGGCGGCGGGCTACCGGCATGCCATCGCGACGATGTGGGAGGTGCAGGACGGCTCGGCCGCGGACGTGGCCGCGCGGGTCTACGCCACGCTGACCGGCACCGGTGTGCCGGACGCCGCCGGGGCCGCCCGCGCGCTGCATACCGCGGTCGCCGCGCAGCGTGTGCAGGACCCGACGGATCCGCTGCGGTGGGCGGCCTATCTGCACGTCGGACCGTGA